The following nucleotide sequence is from Planctomycetia bacterium.
CCGTCGCTCGTAAGTCTTCGAGCTTCGTGTTCACGCGGAGCGGCGTGACCGTGACGGCCGGAATCTTGTAATACTTCGTATAGAGTTGCTCGATCCGATCGCGCAGCTGCGTCACCGTCTGACGCGTGGCCTTGACTTGTCCGACCAGGCGCAGCGTGATCGTGCCGTCGGGCTGAATCAGCAAATCGCGATTCAACGACGCGTCGGTAAACGATTCGACGCGAATCTCATCGCCGACGTTCAACTGATACGGTCGTGAAGTTTCTTCGCGCGTCAAACGAAAGACGAACTCGAGCACGTCGTCGACGCGCAAGCGATACTCCGGAACATGCGCCGTGCGGGCATGTCCCACGTACTCACCTGGGCCGTAGGGTTGCCAATCGAGCGGCCGTGCGGCACCCCAGCCGGGCTCGCCGCCAGCCGAATTGCAAGGAACGCCATCGGCGCTATCGACGCCCCGAATCGGATGCGGCGACATCGCCGGAGCACCATAGACGGGCCCGCCGACGGGAGCTTGAAATACGGGATCGGCAACGACGGGAGCCTGTTCGACGACAGGAGCCGGCACATTCGGGTCAAAGTTCGGAACCGCTTCGTACTGCGGACCCGCGGCGACATGCGCGGTACGCATGATGAGATCGCCATGATAGTGCGGCTGCCCGGCGACGGCGCGCGCAGGGTTGTTTTGCGACCCGCGATTCGATAACCAGTCGGCGAAGGCGGGCACGGCGAGCGTAAGCAGAACCAGCGGCAGCGCGATGCGCAGGGCGCGTGTCGGCAGGCGGGGCGTGGTTCGTCGATCGGAGTCGGTGCGTTGCATGTTGTGAATCACTGAACCATCGCGTTGCGACGCGGCGTGAGAGCGGTGGAGATCGGCGCGCGACGCACCGGCTGGGCTGCGACCGGCGCGGGCGAGCGAGCCACGGCCGGTGCCGGAGTGGGTGCGGGAGCGGCAGCGGCTTGCATTTCCATATTCGGACGCGAGGCGGCGGCGAACGCACCGGCGTCGACCCAAGCAACGTTGTGCGTCGGCAAGATGCCGCTCGTCGGCGACGACGCGCGGCTCGCCAAGTTCCGCGCTTCGAGTCGAGCGGCTTGAGCCAACTGCGGCTCGCGGCGCCGATCGTGAATCGCAGCGAGATTGTTCCACATCGCCGGCTGCGGCGACCGGCTGAGCCCGTTGCGAAGCACTGCGACGGCCCGATCGTAGTAGCCTTCCTCGGCAAGTTGTACGGCAAGATCATTCGCGGCAGGAAAGTTGTCGCCGTCGACCGCCAAGGCTGCTTCGAGAAACACACGGGCCTTGCCGCGGGCATCTTTCGTCGCCGCTTGCGACGATGCGACTAGCGCGACCTTACCCAGCCGGTGCAGGGCGGCACTTCCGGTGCGAGAGCCGGCGACCGACGACGCAAGCTGCCGGCGAGCAAAATCGGCGTAAGCTTCCCAAGCCGCGGCCGGCGACATGCTCGGCGCGGTCGCTTCGGCGATGATTTGCGTGGTGTGGCTGCGCAAGGCAAGCGAGACGTCGAAGTCGGCTTCGAGACGATCCCGTTGCGGCGCGAAGTCTTCAGCTTCGGTGAGCGCCGTGAGCCCGGCACCTAAAGCCGAGGTGTGATCTTGCGTGTGCTGTTGCGCATCGAGCGCACCGGCGACCAATCGCAACGCGGCGAGGAACTCCGTGCGGGCCGAAAAGACGGCCCCTTTCGTCGCGGCCGTCAGGCCGGTGCGGTTGTGTTCTTCCGCCTGGCGCAAGAGCGCTTCGACGTCGACCGGCGCAGAAGAAACACGCACCGAAGCCACGGCCCGCGGCTCGGGCACCGCTGCGGTTGTTCCCAGTTCGGCCAGCGTGACGACATGGCGCTGCGGCGACGATGCCGGAGTCGGTGTCGTTTTCGGTGTCGTTTTCGGTGCCGTGGGCACGTTGAGATGCGGCCCGCTCTGCGACACGATCGGCGCGACTCGAGGCGCGGGCTTCGACGCTGTCGACGTTGATGATTGCGGCCACGACACCGAACTCGAAGGAGCGACGGCTGCACTGCCGGACACTAACACGGCGTCCGGCGCACAAGCATTCGGCATGGCCGAGGGTTCTGTTTCATAGCGTGCGTGTTCGACTTGCGATTCGGCGGTGGAATCAGCAACGGATTCAAGCGGCTTCGTCGGCGTTACTGCGGCCTCGGCCTTCGCTTCCGCTTCTCGCTCCCACGGCATGCGGCGAACTTCGGCCTGCTTCTCTTCCACGCAGCCGGCGAATGCGGCCACGAGCAAGCCGCCGCCGGCGAAGCGATGCAGCAGCGAACGGAAGTCGGAAAGCCGGAAGGTCATAGCCGTGACGTTGCCATGCGATGAATGAACGACGGCCCGCGGCGCGCGGTACTCCGTCCCCGTCGTAGGATCGTCCGGTCGACTATGACGAATAAAACAATTGTGCCGAAGGTAGCGATTTTTCCTCGCCTAAACATCGCCGAACGATGGCGCTGCCGGCAAAGAGCGCGGCCGTGGCGAAGCCGAAGGCGCAGGCTCTGCTTAAAACAGCAGCTTCGTCGTCGCCGGCACTTTGCCGAGACGAAACGCATTGAAGCCCCGCTCGCGCAGCCGATCGACGAAGCTCTCAGGGCCATGCGTGCAATAAACTTCGCGGGCATCGACGAGGCGCACCGCTTCGACGAGCTCGTCGAAATCGGCATGATCCGAAAGTGGGATCGCGTGATGGAAACCGTAGCGCCGCTGCGAAGCGAGATCGAGCGACCAGCCGGTGACCGTGATGCGGCACGGCCGACGAACCCCTTGCAGGCCGGAACCGCGATGCGCGCCCGGCGGCACGACCAAGGCATGCCCTTCGAGCGGCAAGTTTTGAAACAACGAGAAATTCCCCAGCGGCATGCCGCACGCTTCGTACACCTGGCTGATCTCGTAGACTTGCTTCGGCTGGAGCACGCCGATGCCCGCGTCGGTGAGCAAGCGCGTCACTTCTTGAGCCTTGCCGAGCGCATAGGCTTCGACGATCGGCGTCTCGCCTCGGTTGCATGCCTCGCGCACCGCGTCGACCAAACGCGCGACGGAATCGGCGCGCGGCTCAAAGCGATATTGCGGTTCGCCGTAGGTGCTCTCCAACACCAAAATGTCGGCGTGCGGCAACTCGGCCTTCTCGCTCGTCGCCGATTCGCGGAGCTTGAAATCGCCGGTGTATAGGAGCGACTGCTCGCCGTCTTCGGCCAAGAGCATCGCCGAGCCCAGGCAATGGCCGGCGGGAAATGTCGTGAGTTTCAGGCCGCCCCATTCGACCGGCGTGCGAAACGGCAACTCCAACACCTCGCGCGGGCCGAGCCGATGCTGATAGAGCTTCGATGTGGTCGGCGTGCAGAGCGCGTATTGATGCCGCGCCATGTGGTCGTTGTGGGCGTGCGAAACGAAGGCCCGCGGCATGCGGCGTTTGAAATCGATCGCGAGATCGGCCTTCGTCAGCTTGAGCCCGCGATCGAAATGAAACATCGTCGACTCCGCTCCATCGGCAACGCGGGGAACCGTGGGGCTAACGCCCAACGGCTGACGAGTGCTCGACGATTCTTATTTCTTCAACGCGACCGTACGGCGCACCGGCGTCAACCCGG
It contains:
- a CDS encoding polysaccharide biosynthesis/export family protein; protein product: MRTAHVAAGPQYEAVPNFDPNVPAPVVEQAPVVADPVFQAPVGGPVYGAPAMSPHPIRGVDSADGVPCNSAGGEPGWGAARPLDWQPYGPGEYVGHARTAHVPEYRLRVDDVLEFVFRLTREETSRPYQLNVGDEIRVESFTDASLNRDLLIQPDGTITLRLVGQVKATRQTVTQLRDRIEQLYTKYYKIPAVTVTPLRVNTKLEDLRATVDARAGVGGQTRQARVTPEGTIALPAIGNVPVQGLSLTELKRELDERYAAQVEGIEVTPVLLTRAPRHVYVLGEVKTPGRYLLDGPTTVMQSLALAGGWNVGANTRQVVVFRRGDDWRLLATMLDLRGALYGKTPAPSDELWVNDSDVIVVPKSPILVADDFINLVFTRGLYGVAPYNVGTTFSFFNQLPSN
- a CDS encoding MBL fold metallo-hydrolase is translated as MFHFDRGLKLTKADLAIDFKRRMPRAFVSHAHNDHMARHQYALCTPTTSKLYQHRLGPREVLELPFRTPVEWGGLKLTTFPAGHCLGSAMLLAEDGEQSLLYTGDFKLRESATSEKAELPHADILVLESTYGEPQYRFEPRADSVARLVDAVREACNRGETPIVEAYALGKAQEVTRLLTDAGIGVLQPKQVYEISQVYEACGMPLGNFSLFQNLPLEGHALVVPPGAHRGSGLQGVRRPCRITVTGWSLDLASQRRYGFHHAIPLSDHADFDELVEAVRLVDAREVYCTHGPESFVDRLRERGFNAFRLGKVPATTKLLF